A genomic window from Streptomyces sp. NBC_00234 includes:
- a CDS encoding carbohydrate ABC transporter permease, protein MTSSFTTVAPGSSAPSPEPGSPAAPTTASDSRTSDAFTRKRRRLPHTPLNPRPSIPLTLVTGLVLVYTLVPLLWLVVNATKDQNGLFDSFGLWFADDFNLWDNISRTLAYDDGVFVRWFLNTLLYVAAGAGGATVLAVLGGYALAKYQFPGRRAVFAVVIGAVAVPGTALAVPTFLMFSNMGLTNTPWAVIIPSLVSPFGLYLMWVFAAEAVPTELLEAARVDGSGELRTFFRIALPLLMPGTVTVLLFSMVATWNNYFLPLIMIKDPDWYPLTLGLNAWNAQAQTAGGEAVFDLIVTGSLLTIVPIVAVFLLLQRYWQSGLAAGSVKE, encoded by the coding sequence ATGACCTCCTCCTTCACCACCGTCGCACCCGGGTCCTCCGCCCCCTCCCCCGAACCCGGCTCCCCGGCCGCGCCCACGACGGCGAGTGACTCCCGGACCTCGGACGCCTTCACGAGGAAGCGCAGAAGACTTCCCCACACTCCGCTCAACCCACGCCCGAGCATCCCGCTCACCCTCGTCACCGGCCTCGTGCTCGTCTACACCCTGGTCCCGCTGCTCTGGCTGGTCGTCAACGCCACCAAGGACCAGAACGGTCTCTTCGACTCCTTCGGCCTGTGGTTCGCGGACGACTTCAACCTCTGGGACAACATCTCCCGCACCCTCGCCTACGACGACGGCGTCTTCGTCCGCTGGTTCCTCAACACGCTGCTGTACGTCGCGGCGGGAGCGGGCGGCGCCACCGTGCTCGCCGTCCTGGGCGGCTACGCGCTGGCGAAGTACCAGTTCCCCGGCCGCCGCGCCGTCTTCGCCGTCGTCATCGGGGCGGTGGCCGTCCCGGGAACCGCCCTGGCCGTCCCCACCTTCCTGATGTTCAGCAACATGGGCCTGACCAACACCCCGTGGGCCGTGATCATTCCCTCCCTCGTCTCCCCGTTCGGGCTCTACCTGATGTGGGTCTTCGCCGCCGAGGCGGTGCCCACCGAGTTGCTGGAGGCCGCGCGCGTCGACGGCTCCGGCGAGCTGCGCACCTTCTTCCGGATCGCACTGCCGCTGCTGATGCCCGGGACCGTCACCGTGCTGCTGTTCTCCATGGTCGCGACCTGGAACAACTACTTCCTGCCGCTGATCATGATCAAGGACCCGGACTGGTACCCCCTGACTCTCGGCCTCAACGCGTGGAACGCGCAGGCCCAGACCGCCGGCGGCGAGGCCGTTTTCGACCTCATCGTCACCGGCTCCCTCCTGACGATCGTCCCGATCGTGGCCGTCTTCCTGCTGCTCCAGCGCTATTGGCAGTCCGGCCTGGCGGCGGGCAGCGTCAAGGAATGA
- a CDS encoding LacI family DNA-binding transcriptional regulator — protein sequence MAEVAAKAGVSSQTVSRVANNHDNVDETTRAKVLDAMQALGYRPNAAARALVTGKFGALGVVSFDVGAHGNARTLAAIADAAREAGFSVNFMGIRAQTEAAVRQAFRHLMLQSVDGIVLIESQMLDTPSLHLPPTMPVVVADGDTGHRYPNVDFDQARGTQSVVGHLLELGHRTVHHVSGPRDSFAARRRAEAWERTLVTAGAPVRPTLYGDWTAESGYLAGRTLAEMPDVTAVFAANDQMALGVLRAMHEAGRAVPDEVSVAGFDDVPEAKFFEPPLTTVHQDFDVVGKHCVTLLLEQIERRDKGPHRLAVEPTLVVRASTAPPPA from the coding sequence ATGGCCGAGGTCGCGGCGAAGGCGGGCGTGTCGTCCCAGACCGTCTCGCGCGTGGCCAACAACCACGACAACGTGGACGAGACCACCCGTGCCAAGGTTCTCGACGCGATGCAGGCCCTCGGCTACCGCCCCAACGCGGCGGCCCGCGCGCTGGTCACCGGGAAGTTCGGTGCCCTCGGAGTGGTCAGCTTCGACGTCGGCGCCCACGGCAACGCGCGCACACTCGCGGCCATCGCGGACGCGGCGCGCGAGGCCGGCTTCTCGGTGAACTTCATGGGCATCCGCGCCCAGACCGAGGCCGCCGTACGGCAGGCATTCCGGCACCTGATGCTGCAGTCGGTCGACGGCATCGTGCTGATCGAGTCCCAGATGCTCGACACCCCGTCGCTGCATCTGCCACCCACGATGCCGGTGGTCGTCGCCGACGGCGACACCGGACACCGCTACCCCAACGTCGACTTCGACCAGGCGCGTGGCACGCAGAGCGTGGTCGGCCATCTGTTGGAGCTCGGTCACCGCACCGTCCATCACGTCAGCGGCCCACGCGACTCCTTCGCCGCACGGCGGCGCGCCGAGGCATGGGAGCGCACGCTCGTCACGGCCGGAGCTCCCGTACGCCCGACCCTGTACGGGGACTGGACCGCAGAGTCCGGATACCTGGCCGGCCGGACGCTCGCGGAGATGCCCGACGTCACGGCCGTGTTCGCGGCGAACGACCAGATGGCACTGGGGGTGTTGCGCGCCATGCACGAGGCGGGGCGGGCCGTACCGGACGAGGTCAGTGTGGCCGGCTTCGACGATGTCCCCGAGGCCAAGTTCTTCGAGCCGCCGCTGACCACGGTGCACCAGGACTTCGACGTGGTGGGCAAGCACTGCGTGACCTTGCTGCTGGAGCAGATCGAACGCCGCGACAAGGGCCCGCACCGGCTGGCTGTGGAACCCACGCTCGTCGTGCGGGCGAGCACGGCACCCCCGCCCGCCTGA
- a CDS encoding carbohydrate ABC transporter permease, whose product MTLLSTSAQAVPPPRPRRHRPLGRHGLVGWGFAGPFVAVFGLVFLAPIGYAGYLSLFKDRLIGGRSFVGVDNYRQALTDPQFWEGLARVGLFLAVQVPIMLGIALLVALAIDSGRLYGKSFFRVSLFLPYAVPAVVASLMWGFIYGTQFGLVGNINDAFGVSLPNPLSPSLVLASIGNIVTWEFVGYNMLIFYSALKVVPRSLYEAAAIDGAGEWRVIASVKLPAIRSALVIATIFSIIGSFQLFNEPSILQKLAPNAITNDFTPNLYTYSLSFSGQQHNYAATVAIVMGVITAIVAYTVQLRGMRKG is encoded by the coding sequence ATGACGCTGCTGTCGACGTCCGCACAGGCAGTCCCACCACCCAGGCCACGACGGCACCGCCCCCTCGGGAGGCACGGCCTCGTCGGGTGGGGATTCGCCGGCCCGTTCGTCGCGGTCTTCGGACTCGTCTTCCTGGCACCGATCGGATACGCCGGCTACCTGAGCCTCTTCAAGGACCGGCTGATCGGCGGCAGGTCCTTCGTGGGCGTGGACAACTACCGGCAGGCCCTGACCGATCCGCAGTTCTGGGAGGGTCTGGCGCGCGTCGGGCTGTTCCTGGCTGTGCAGGTGCCGATCATGCTGGGCATCGCGCTGCTGGTGGCCCTGGCCATCGACAGCGGGAGGCTCTACGGGAAGTCCTTCTTCCGCGTGTCCCTCTTTCTTCCCTACGCAGTACCGGCCGTCGTCGCGAGCCTGATGTGGGGGTTCATCTACGGGACCCAGTTCGGCCTGGTCGGCAATATCAACGACGCGTTCGGCGTGTCCCTGCCCAACCCGCTCTCCCCATCGCTGGTGCTGGCCTCGATCGGCAACATCGTGACCTGGGAGTTCGTCGGCTACAACATGCTGATCTTCTACTCGGCGCTCAAGGTCGTGCCCCGCTCGCTCTACGAGGCCGCCGCGATCGACGGCGCCGGCGAATGGCGCGTCATCGCGTCGGTCAAGCTCCCCGCGATCCGCAGCGCGCTCGTCATCGCCACGATCTTCTCGATCATCGGCAGCTTCCAGCTCTTCAACGAGCCCAGCATCCTGCAGAAGCTCGCACCCAACGCGATCACCAATGACTTCACCCCCAACCTGTACACGTACTCGCTGTCCTTCTCCGGCCAGCAGCACAACTACGCCGCCACCGTGGCCATCGTGATGGGCGTGATCACCGCGATCGTCGCGTACACGGTGCAGCTGCGCGGCATGCGGAAGGGCTGA
- a CDS encoding ABC transporter substrate-binding protein, protein MRTHRTRRLLGALTVVSTLALTATACGSPAGDGESGSSPQDVKAALEKGGKVTVWAWEPTLKKVAEDFEAKYPEVDIELVNAGTGDKQYTALQNAITAGSGAPDVAQVEYYALGQFAIAHSMEDLASFGAAAQNKTFTPGPWSAVTYDKAVYALPMDSGPMALFYNKKVFDKHGITIPSTWDEYVEAARTLHKADPKIFITNDTGDAGATTSLIWQAGGRPYKSAGTQVSVDFGDAGTKKYADTWQKLLDEDLVSPVSSWSNEWYQGLASGSIATLSIGAWMPASFASGVAAASGDWRVAPLPQWTKGDRTSAENGGSSLAMPDGAKNKELAYAFIEYATTGAGATSRVAQGAFPATSADLESKAFLETEFPYFGGQQANKLFAESANNVGADWSYLPYQVYANSVFNDTVGKAYVSSTPLRDGLNAWQEASVKYGKEQGFTVNK, encoded by the coding sequence ATGAGAACGCACCGCACCCGCAGACTGCTCGGCGCCCTCACCGTGGTCTCCACCCTCGCTCTGACCGCGACCGCCTGCGGCTCCCCCGCCGGCGACGGCGAGAGCGGCAGCAGCCCGCAGGACGTCAAGGCCGCACTGGAGAAGGGCGGAAAGGTGACCGTATGGGCCTGGGAACCCACGCTCAAGAAGGTGGCCGAGGACTTCGAGGCGAAGTACCCCGAGGTCGACATCGAACTGGTCAACGCGGGCACCGGTGACAAGCAGTACACCGCCCTGCAGAACGCCATCACCGCGGGCTCCGGCGCCCCCGACGTGGCACAGGTCGAGTACTACGCCCTCGGCCAGTTCGCCATAGCCCACTCCATGGAGGACCTCGCCTCCTTCGGCGCCGCGGCCCAGAACAAGACCTTCACGCCCGGCCCCTGGAGCGCGGTCACCTACGACAAGGCCGTGTACGCGCTGCCCATGGACTCCGGCCCCATGGCGCTGTTCTACAACAAGAAGGTCTTCGACAAGCACGGCATCACGATCCCCTCCACCTGGGACGAGTACGTCGAGGCGGCGCGCACGCTGCACAAGGCGGACCCGAAGATCTTCATCACCAACGACACCGGCGACGCAGGCGCCACCACCAGCCTCATCTGGCAGGCCGGAGGCCGCCCGTACAAGAGCGCCGGGACCCAGGTCTCCGTCGACTTCGGCGACGCCGGCACCAAGAAGTACGCGGACACCTGGCAGAAGCTCCTCGACGAGGACCTGGTCTCCCCGGTCAGCTCCTGGAGCAACGAGTGGTACCAGGGCCTGGCGAGCGGCTCCATCGCCACCCTGTCCATCGGCGCGTGGATGCCGGCCAGCTTCGCCTCGGGCGTCGCCGCGGCGTCCGGCGACTGGCGCGTGGCCCCGCTCCCCCAGTGGACCAAGGGCGACAGGACCAGCGCCGAGAACGGAGGCAGCTCTCTCGCCATGCCGGACGGCGCCAAGAACAAGGAACTCGCCTACGCGTTCATCGAGTACGCCACGACCGGCGCCGGCGCGACCTCCCGCGTCGCCCAGGGCGCCTTCCCCGCCACCAGTGCAGACCTCGAGTCCAAGGCGTTCCTGGAGACGGAGTTCCCGTACTTCGGCGGGCAGCAGGCCAACAAGCTCTTTGCCGAATCGGCCAACAACGTCGGCGCCGACTGGTCCTACCTCCCGTATCAGGTGTACGCCAACTCCGTCTTCAACGACACCGTCGGCAAGGCATACGTCTCCTCCACGCCGCTCAGGGACGGCCTGAACGCCTGGCAGGAGGCCAGCGTCAAGTACGGCAAGGAGCAGGGCTTCACCGTCAACAAGTAG